Proteins from a genomic interval of Arvicola amphibius chromosome 10, mArvAmp1.2, whole genome shotgun sequence:
- the LOC119825139 gene encoding 40S ribosomal protein SA-like — translation MSGALDVLQMKEEDVLKFLAAGTHLGGTNLDFQMEQYIYKRKSDGIYIINLKRTWEKLLRAARAIVAIENPADVSVISSRNTGQRAVLKFAAATGATPIAGRFTPGTFTNQIQAAFREPRLLVVTDPRADHQPLTEASYVNLPTIALCNTDSPLHYVDIAIPCNNKGAHSVGLMWWMLAREVLRTRGTISREHPWEVMPDLYFCRDPEEIEKEEQAAAEKAVTKEEFQGEWTAPAPEFTAAQPEVADWSEGVQVPSVPIQQFPSEDWSAQPATEDWSAAPTAQATEWVGATTEWS, via the coding sequence ATGTCCGGAGCCCTTGACGTCCtgcagatgaaggaggaggatgtcCTCAAATTCCTCGCTGCAGGCACCCACTTAGGTGGCACCAACCTCGACTTTCAGATGGAGCAGTACATCTACAAAAGGAAAAGCGATGGCATCTACATCATCAATCtgaagaggacctgggagaaGCTGTTGCGGGCAGCTCGGGCTATTGTTGCCATTGAGAACCCTGCTGATGTCAGCGTCATCTCCTCCAGGAACACTGGGCAGAGAGCCGTGCTGAAGTTTGCTGCCGCCACTGGAGCCACTCCGATTGCTGGCCGTTTCACCCCAGGGACCTTTACTAACCAGATCCAGGCAGCCTTCAGGGAGCCACGGCTTCTAGTGGTGACTGATCCCAGGGCTGACCACCAGCCCCTCACAGAGGCGTCTTACGTGAACCTGCCCACCATTGCCCTATGTAACACAGACTCACCTCTGCACTACGTGGACATCGCCATCCCGTGCAACAACAAGGGAGCTCACTCGGTGGGCCTGATGTGGTGGATGCTGGCCCGGGAAGTACTCCGCACGCGTGGCACTATCTCCCGTGAGCACCCATGGGAGGTTATGCCTGATCTTTACTTCTGCAGAGACCCAGAGGAGATTGAGAAGGAAGAACAGGCTGCTGCTGAGAAGGCCGTGACCAAGGAGGAATTTCAGGGTGAATGGACTGCACCAGCTCCTGAGTTCACTGCTGCTCAGCCAGAGGTGGCTGACTGGTCTGAGGGTGTGCAGGTGCCATCGGTGCCCATCCAGCAGTTCCCTAGTGAAGACTGGAGTgcccagccagccactgaggatTGGTCAGCAGCTCCCACAGCGCAGGCCACAGAGTGGGTTGGAGCCACCACTGAGTGGTCCTGA